From the genome of Papaver somniferum cultivar HN1 chromosome 2, ASM357369v1, whole genome shotgun sequence, one region includes:
- the LOC113349931 gene encoding uncharacterized protein LOC113349931: MDRILIDTLEEQIAAGNKADNGWKSVSSQQVRTNIKCKLDMEINIDNVKNRLKTWKESYTAMSYLLNKSGFGRILTNNTLTAPDSVRKDFLKDNPQYSKYRDKSLDTFDEIETIIGNDQATGSEAQTAALAESNLRDDDTMPNLPIIVYDETTSHANNGEGTSHANNSEGTSHANNSEGTGSEPSSRSNATPCTTKDNVNTRKRKNREDAACKKESMSQMA, encoded by the exons ATGGATCGTATTCTTATCGATACATTGGAAGAACAAATTGCCGCGGGAAACAAAGCTGACAACGGTTGGAAATCAGTATCCTCTCAGCAAGTTCGAACAAATATAAAATGTAAATTAGACATGGAAATCAATATTGATAATGTGAAAAATCGTTTGAAAACATGGAAGGAAAGTTACACTGCCATGAGTTATCTTCTCAATAAAAGTGGGTTTGGTAGGATTCTAACAAATAATACGCTTACAGCTCCCGACTCAGTTCGGAAGGATTTCCTTAAG GATAACCCACAGTACAGTAAATACCGCGACAAGTCCTTGGATACTTTTGATGAGATTGAAACTATCATTGGCAATGATCAAGCAACTGGTAGTGAAGCACAAACAGCTGCACTCGCGGAAAGTAATCTCAGAGATGATGATACCATGCCTAACTTACCCATCATTGTCTATGATGAAACAACAAGTCATGCTAACAACGGTGAAGGAACCAGTCATGCCAACAATAGTGAAGGAACCAGTCATGCTAACAATAGTGAAGGAACTGGAAGTGAACCCAGTTCAAGGTCTAATGCAACCCCATGTACTACAAAAGATAATGTGAATACGAGGAAAAGGAAGAATCGAGAGGATGCCGCATGCAAAAAGGAATCAATGAGCCAAATGGCATAA